In the genome of Hippoglossus hippoglossus isolate fHipHip1 chromosome 4, fHipHip1.pri, whole genome shotgun sequence, one region contains:
- the LOC117760021 gene encoding cortexin-1-like, producing the protein MSTFPFFSATPPNTPTFQSVCKPCLRVPWRMNDVPTIDYELLLSPASSSLPGSPGGGSSSPPLTLVGVDNEQRTALAFVGLLMLFLVFLLVRCFRILLDPYSRMPASSWTDHKEGLERGQFDYALV; encoded by the coding sequence ATGAGCACGTTCCCTTTCTTCTCTGCAACTCCTCCCAACACACCAACCTTCCAGTCAGTGTGTAAACCTTGCCTTCGGGTCCCGTGGAGGATGAACGATGTGCCCACCATTGACTACGAGTTGCTGCTGTCCCCGGCCAGCTCCTCCCTCCCCGGCAGTCCTGgcggtggcagcagcagccccccTCTGACACTGGTCGGGGTAGACAATGAGCAGCGCACCGCCTTGGCCTTCGTAGGTCTACTCATGCTTTTCCTGGTCTTCCTGCTGGTCAGGTGCTTCAGGATCCTGCTTGACCCATACAGCCGCATGCCTGCATCATCCTGGACTGACCACAAGGAGGGGCTGGAGAGGGGTCAGTTTGATTATGCACTGGTGTAG